The Sandaracinus amylolyticus genomic interval AGCGCGTCGCATCGAGCCACTCGCCGTCGTAGTTCCCGTTCGCAGCGACCTCGCTCGTGCCGCCCGCGGAGACGTCGATCTCGAACACTCCGCCGACGAAGCCCGCGTCGCCCGTCGTGTACCCGAAGATCGCGCGCGCCTCGTCCGGGCTCACCGCGACGTAGCCGCCCGGATAGAGCGCGTCCGCCGCGTGCCCTTCGTGCGTCGTCGTCGCGACGGTCTCGGGCGCCGGCGCGCTCCCGCTCGGATCGAGCGTCCAGCGCGACAGCGTGAACGTCGTCGTCGTGCCCACCGTCTCCGCCGTGACCTCGTACACGCGCGGCATCGCGCCCCCCTCGGGCACGACCACTTCGATCGGCCCGCTCACCGCGCGGCACACGTTCGCGACCGGCACGAGGCCGTCCGCGAGCGCCGCGTCCATCGCCGCGACGTCCCCGCCGCACGTCGCGACGCACACGCCGCGCAGGCACGCCTCGCCCTCGGCGCACGCCGGATCACACGGCGCGACCCACGCATCGGGCGCGACCCACGCGTCCGGCGCGACGTACGCGTCGACCGGCGCCTGCGCGTCGCCTTGCACGACCTGCGCGTCCGTGCCCGCGTCCGACGCAGGCGTCACGCCGTCGTCGTCGCCGCACCCCGTCGCGATCACGAGGGCCGCGAAGAGCCCACTCCAACCACTCAGCCTCGCTCGATCCATCACGCGCTCCGTCCGGAGCCCGTCCCCGCGGGCCCGTTCGCACACGCGTGCGCCGATCACGATCGCGATCGAGCGAACCGTCGCCCGATCCACCCCGATCGAGCGCACGCGCCGCGCACACGGCAGGTCTCCTGGCTCCCGGATCGTCCGTCGCGGACCACCTTCCCGCCGCGCCCCGCCGCTCACACGACGAGCACGCGCAGTGGTGACTCGGTGCGCTCGCACCGCGTCCGCGCCGTCCCCGGTCACAGTGGCGGGGGCCGCGCCGGCTTCTCACCGGCTTCCCTCTTCCGCGACGAGCAGGTGCCCGTCGCTTCCACGCGGCGCGCCCTGACCGAGCGTGCCGCGACCGTGCGCGCGAAGGATTTGTCAATGACGAACGCGGTCGCCGTGCGGCGACCGAGGGCCGCGTCCTACCCGAGCACCACCCCCCACGCAAGACGTGCTGGCGTCGCGCGCCCGCGGAGGCGACACTCGGGCCCATGCGTTGGACCCGCACGTGGGTCGCGGTCCTGGCGACCGCGCTCGCGCTGCTCGCGACCGGCTGCCCGAGGATCTGCGAGACGAGCGATCGTGCCCCCGTTCCCGATGGCGTCACGCCTCGTTTCGGTGTGCTCGCGTACGACGAGACGCGCACCGAGATCACGTTGCTCGACGAGGTCGGCACGCCGATCGAATTCCCCGAGGCCGACGACCCCGCCGAGCTCACCGACATCTGGCTCGACGCGACGTACGAGTGGGAGGATCAGCTCGCGACGATCGGCATCGGGCTCGACGGGCGCATGCCCTGGACGCAGCTGCCCGGCGGCGGCCTGACGATCGCGACGGCGCGTTACGGCCGCGAGCTCGTGCGCTTCCCGTTCGACACCTCGCCGCCCCAAGAGCTGCGGACCACGCCGATGCTCCTCGCGCGCCCCGAGGCGAGCGGCGGTCAGGTGCTCGATCTGTTCGTGTCGTTCGCGAGCGAGACCCCGGACGACGAGGACGTCGACACGCTCTATGCGCTGCGCGCGCCGGGCGTCGATGGCGAGACCGCGTTCGGCCAGGACGTGCTCGTCTTCGAGCTCGATCCCGAGAACGACGAGGGCGGCGCGGTCGTCGACTCGATCTCGCTGATCGGCACCGTCGAGGGCGCGCCGCCGCGCCCCGAGCGCATGGTGCCGCGCTTCGATCGCCTCTACGTCGGGCTCGACGGTTACCAGGCGCAGGGCTCGGCCGAGGGCAACGATCTCGTCGCGCCCGCCGCGCTCGCGATCGTCGATCCCGCAGGGCGTCGCGTGGTGGGCACGTTCCGCTACGACGCGACCGATCAGGAGCTCTTCCGCTGCGCCGAGGTCGCGCCGAGCCTCGATCCCACGAGCGATCCGACGAACGTCGTGCGCCTCGTCGTCGCGTGCCGCGGCGTCGGCGGCGACGTGACGACGCGCGCGGAGAGCGCAGGCATCGTGGAGCTCCTCGTCGAGCGCGATCCCGACGACGCCGAGCGCGAGCCAGTGGTGACGCTCGAGAACGTGTGGTCCTCGCAGTCGTTCTTCGCGACGTTGCCCTCGCGCGGGCTCGTGCCGCTGCCAGGTCGTGCGGCCGCGTTCGTGAGCGCGGGGAGCATCGAGGAGACGCTCGACGACGCGCTCTACGTGGTCGATCTCGACTCCGAGGAGGCGATCCGCATCCGCGTGGCGTCGGCGCCGCTCTTCCCCGACGAGCTCTCGGGCATGGGCACCGGCGCGTTCCTGCCCGAGGGCCCCGAGAGCGGCCTGCTCGTGTGGCCGCTCGCGCGCCGCGGCGTGCTGCGCCGCCGCATCCGCACCGTGACCGCCGCGGATGGCGAAGGCCGCGACGTCGTGGTGTGCCCGAGCGACCACTCGGCGTGTCTGCCCGAGGACGAAGCGCTCGAAGATCCCGTCGACCTCTGCAACAGCCTGCTCGTGGATCAGGTCCGGTTGCTCGACGCTCCTCCTCCCGCCCCGGTGCCCTGATCGAGATGCCGCAGGTCGAAGGCGCAATCATCGGAGATCGCTACCGTCTCGTCCGCAAGATCGGCGAGGGCGGCATGGCGAGCGTGTGGGAGGCCGAGCACGTCGCGCTCGGCAGCATGCTCGCGGTGAAGTTCCTGCATCGCACGGCGCCGAAGGACAGCGAGGTCGCGCAGCGGTTCCTGCGCGAGGCGCGCGTCGCGGCGTCGGTGAAGCACCGCAACGTCGTCGACATCAACGACTTCGGGTTCACCGACGACGACGTGCCCTACATGGTCATGGAGCGTCTCGTCGGCGAGTCGCTCGCGGACTATCTCGCGAACATCGGACCGCTCGACTTCGACGAGGCCGCACGCCTCGCGTCGCTCACGCTGCGCGGCCTGAGCGCGGTGCACGACGCCGGGATCGTCCATCGCGATCTCAAGCCCGACAACATCTTCCTCATCGACGACGAGGACGGGCGCTTCCCGAAGCTGCTCGACTTCGGTCTCTCGCGTCGCGCGGGCCGCACCGACATGACGATCGAGGGCACCCTGATGGGCACGCCCGATTACATGTCGCCCGAGCAGGCGCGCGGTCAGACCGATCTCGACGCGCGCACCGACATCTACTCGATGGGCGTGATCCTCTACGAGATGATCGCGGCGCGCATGCCGTACGAGTCGGAGCTCGTCGGCGATCTGATCGCGATGATCGCGCGCGATCCTCCGACGCCGGTCCGCGCGCACCGCCCCGATGCGCCCGACGAGCTCGTCGAGGTCATCGAGCGCGCGATGTCGAAGAACCGCGAGGAGCGCTTCCCGAACGCGCGCGAGATGCGCAGCGCGCTCGTCGATCTCTGGGGCGGCGCGTTCCACGATCCCGGCTCGGGGCTCACCAGCCTCTCCGAGATGCCGCTGCCCAACACCGACGGGCCGGGCTCGTCGGGCAGCGCCCCCTACCCGCGCCTGTCGACGCCGACCGGCAACCTTCGTCGTCCGCGTCCGCGCTCGACCGCGAGCGGCGCGCGCGTGAACCCCGCGCTGCCGCCCCGCCCCAGCACGAACACGCGCCCGAGCCAGCGCGAGTCGCGCGACGACTCGACCGCGCGCCGCGCCGCGGTGGTCGCGAGCGATCCCGCGCTGAGCTCGCAGGAGCGCGTCGCGCTCGCCGACGCGCCGACGCTCGCGGCGATGCCCGCGCAGAGCCCGTACTCGAGCACGCGCCCGCCGCCGCCCGCGCCGACGGGCTCGCCGTCGCGCTTCACGTCGCTCCTCGCGCTCGCGCTCGCGGCCGCGACCGGCGCGACGTTCGCGTGGGTGTGGCTCGCGAACGCCGGCACCGACGAGGAGCCGAGCGCGATCGGCGCGACCGCGGCCTCGGCGATGATCGACGCGGGGATCGGCGCGCGGGCGAGCGCGCTCGACGCCGGCGTGGCGCTCGGCACGACGCAGGTGCCGAGCACGTCGGGGCTCGACGCCGGCTACGACGCCGGCCCCGCGAGCGAAGAGGACGAGGTCGACGAGCCGCGCCGCGGCACGAAGCAGCGCGCGACGAAGCGCCGCGGCACCCGGCGTCCGGCCAAACGTCGCGGCGGCCGACGCCGCTGAGGGTCGGCTCTCGGAGGCCGCGGGAGCGGCCTCCTCGCGCGCTCACGTCCCGCCGATCACCAGCACCAGCACGAACGTGAGGACCAGCGCGATCGCGACCGACGCGCCGACGATCCACGCGTTCGACGTGCCCTTCAGCACGTCCTTGCGCGTCTCCGCGATCTGCTCGCCGAGCGGCTCGGTCGGCAGATCGATCTGCGCGAGCGCGGCCTGGAAGCGATCCGCGTCCTCCGGGCGCTCCGCGCGATCGCGCGACGTCGCGCGCTGCAGCAGCGTCACGAGCGACGACGGGGTCTTCGCGTGCATCGCGGGCGGGAGCGCCGGGAGCTGCTCGGGCGGATCGCTCGAGAGCTCGTTGGTGCTCACGCGCGTCCCGGTGAGCGCCTCGTAGATCATCGCCGCGATCGCGTACACGTCCGTGCGCGCGTCGAGCACGCGGCGCGCCTCGTCGGGCTTCACCGCGTCCGCTTCGGCGCTCGCGACGGGACGAACCAGCTCCGCGAGCCCGAGATCGATCACGTGCACGCGCCCCGCGTCGTCGAGCAGCACGCGCTCGTCGGAGAGCACGCCGTGCACGAGCCCCTCGCGGTGCACCGCGCCGAGCGCGCTCGTCAGCTCCTGCGCGATGCGCAGCGTCTCCGCGAGATCGACCTGCTTCGCGTCCTCGACGAACGCGCGCAGCGTGCGCCCCTTCACCGGCGCCGAGACGAGATAGAGGCCGCGCGGATCGTCGCCGACGTCGTAGATCGCGGCGAGCCCCGGATGATCGATCGCCATCGCGCGCTGCGCGTCGGCGATCAGCCGAGCACGACGATCGGGCTCGAGGTGCACGCTCTCGGGCAGCACGCGGATGCGCAGCGGGCCGCGCTCGCGATCGTTCTCGTCGTCGCCGAGATAGATCGCGCCGAACGCGTCCTCGCCGAGCTTCTCGCGAACGCGGAAGTGCGCGATGCGGTCGGGGATGGGTTGCGTCGTGTGAGTGGGCTCCACGCTCGGATCACATAAGCGCGGGGTGCCCACCCACCACGATCGAAGGCCTCAGTCGGTGGCGGCCGAGCCCGCTCCGATCGGCGCGGTCTCGAGGAACTTCCACTGCTCGTTGTCGCGCTGCATGCGCAGCAGCTCCCACTCGTCGCGGAGCAGCGCGACGGGCTTGCCGTCGATGTCGGTCACCGCGAGCGGGATGCGGCGCGCTTCGAGCTCCTTCGTGTCCTTCGCGCCGTCGACCCAGCGCGCGAACGAGTACGGCAGGCGATCGAGCGTCACCTTCGCGCCGTACTCGTGCTGGAGCCGGTACGCGAGCACCTCGAACTGCAGCACGCCGACCACGCCGAGGATCGGATCCTTCTCGCGCCCGGGCTGGAAGAAGAGCTGCAGCGTGCCTTCCTCCGCGAGCTCGTCGATGCCCTTCTGCATCTGCTTGCGCTTGAGCGGATCGAGCAGCGTCGCGCGCGCGAAGAACTCCGGCGAGAAGCGCGGCACCGCGTCGATCGCGACCGGAGGCGAGCCGGTCGAGAGCGTGTCGCCGATGCGGAAGATCCCGGGGTCGTGAAGGCCGACGACGTCGCCGGCCCACGCCTCGTGCACGGTCTGGCGCTCCTGCGCGAAGAGCTGCTCGGCGCGCGCGAGCCGGATCTGCTTTCCGAGCCGGTAGTGGTTGACCCACATGCCGCTCTCGAACTTGCCCGAGACGATGCGCACGAACGCGATCCGATCGCGATGGTTCGGGTCCATGTTCGCCTGGACCTTGAAGACGAACGCCGCGAAGCGATCCTCGCCGGGCTCGACCTTCCCCACGTTCGTCACGCGCGCGCCGGGCTGCGGGCAGATGTCCTGGAACGCCTCGAGGAACGGCTCGACGCCGAAGTTCGTGAGCGCGCTGCCGAAGAACACCGGCGAGATCTCGCCCTTCAGGAAGCGCTCCTGATCGAACGAGTCGCCCGCGCCGGTGACGAGCTCGACCTCGTCGCGGAAGTTCTTCGCGAGCTGCTCGCCCACGAGCTGATCGATCTTCGGATCGTCGATGCCGCTCGTCTGCATCGGCACGCGCGACGCGTTCTTCGCGGTGCGATCGAACGTGAGCACACCCTTGCTGTCGACGTCGTAGACGCCCTTGAAGTCCTCGCCCGAGCCGATCGGCCAGGTGCGCGGCACGGTGCGCATGCCGAGCACTTCCTCGATCTCGCTCATCAGCGCGAAGGGATCGCGCGCCGGGCGATCGAGCTTGTTCACGAACGTGACGATGGGCGTGCCGCGCTGGCGGCACACGTGGAAGAGCTTCTTCGTCTGCTCCTCGACGCCCTTCGCCGCGTCGATGAGCATGATCGCGCAGTCGGCCGCGGTCAGCGTGCGGTACGTGTCCTCGCTGAAGTCCTGGTGGCCCGGCGTGTCGAGCAGGTTGTAGCGGATGCCGCCGTACTCGAACTGCAGCACCGAGCTGGTGATCGAGATGCCGCGCTTGCGCTCGAGCTCCATCCAGTCGGACGTCGCGGCGCGCTGCGCCTTGCGCGCGTGGACCGCGCCCGCGGTGTGGATCGCGCCTCCGTAGAGCAGCAGCTTCTCGGTGAGCGTGGTCTTGCCCGCGTCGGGGTGGGCGATGATGGCGAACGTGCGTCGCCGCTCGAACTCGT includes:
- a CDS encoding serine/threonine-protein kinase, which translates into the protein MPQVEGAIIGDRYRLVRKIGEGGMASVWEAEHVALGSMLAVKFLHRTAPKDSEVAQRFLREARVAASVKHRNVVDINDFGFTDDDVPYMVMERLVGESLADYLANIGPLDFDEAARLASLTLRGLSAVHDAGIVHRDLKPDNIFLIDDEDGRFPKLLDFGLSRRAGRTDMTIEGTLMGTPDYMSPEQARGQTDLDARTDIYSMGVILYEMIAARMPYESELVGDLIAMIARDPPTPVRAHRPDAPDELVEVIERAMSKNREERFPNAREMRSALVDLWGGAFHDPGSGLTSLSEMPLPNTDGPGSSGSAPYPRLSTPTGNLRRPRPRSTASGARVNPALPPRPSTNTRPSQRESRDDSTARRAAVVASDPALSSQERVALADAPTLAAMPAQSPYSSTRPPPPAPTGSPSRFTSLLALALAAATGATFAWVWLANAGTDEEPSAIGATAASAMIDAGIGARASALDAGVALGTTQVPSTSGLDAGYDAGPASEEDEVDEPRRGTKQRATKRRGTRRPAKRRGGRRR
- a CDS encoding serine/threonine-protein kinase codes for the protein MEPTHTTQPIPDRIAHFRVREKLGEDAFGAIYLGDDENDRERGPLRIRVLPESVHLEPDRRARLIADAQRAMAIDHPGLAAIYDVGDDPRGLYLVSAPVKGRTLRAFVEDAKQVDLAETLRIAQELTSALGAVHREGLVHGVLSDERVLLDDAGRVHVIDLGLAELVRPVASAEADAVKPDEARRVLDARTDVYAIAAMIYEALTGTRVSTNELSSDPPEQLPALPPAMHAKTPSSLVTLLQRATSRDRAERPEDADRFQAALAQIDLPTEPLGEQIAETRKDVLKGTSNAWIVGASVAIALVLTFVLVLVIGGT
- a CDS encoding peptide chain release factor 3, with the translated sequence MPHEFERRRTFAIIAHPDAGKTTLTEKLLLYGGAIHTAGAVHARKAQRAATSDWMELERKRGISITSSVLQFEYGGIRYNLLDTPGHQDFSEDTYRTLTAADCAIMLIDAAKGVEEQTKKLFHVCRQRGTPIVTFVNKLDRPARDPFALMSEIEEVLGMRTVPRTWPIGSGEDFKGVYDVDSKGVLTFDRTAKNASRVPMQTSGIDDPKIDQLVGEQLAKNFRDEVELVTGAGDSFDQERFLKGEISPVFFGSALTNFGVEPFLEAFQDICPQPGARVTNVGKVEPGEDRFAAFVFKVQANMDPNHRDRIAFVRIVSGKFESGMWVNHYRLGKQIRLARAEQLFAQERQTVHEAWAGDVVGLHDPGIFRIGDTLSTGSPPVAIDAVPRFSPEFFARATLLDPLKRKQMQKGIDELAEEGTLQLFFQPGREKDPILGVVGVLQFEVLAYRLQHEYGAKVTLDRLPYSFARWVDGAKDTKELEARRIPLAVTDIDGKPVALLRDEWELLRMQRDNEQWKFLETAPIGAGSAATD